From the genome of Motacilla alba alba isolate MOTALB_02 chromosome 13, Motacilla_alba_V1.0_pri, whole genome shotgun sequence, one region includes:
- the LOC119706479 gene encoding solute carrier family 22 member 4-like isoform X1 — protein MEKNRTRLLRKAPEPAAEQKRCPGEGSGDATGRRGGQSPGLAEPPRSPPAGLAGPGRAAPRGPGRAGPGRSRPRLLRGARGAGGDPRSSALAMRDYDAATAFLGEWGRFQRLVFFLLSASIIPNGFNGMSVVFLAGTPEHRCVVPRGANLSGEWRNASIPLEPRGGQEVPSRCRRYRLAALANFSALGLRPGSDVELEALEQEPCLDGWEYSRDVYRSTIVTEWNLVCEDDWKAPLTTSLFFVGVLIGSFISGQLSDRFGRKNILFLTMAVQTGFSFLQIFSTSWEMFTVLFLIVGMGQISNYVVAFILGTEILGKSVRILFSTLGVCIFFAIGYMLLPLFAYFIRDWRMLLLALTVPGLFCIPLWWIIPESPRWLISQGRYKEAEAIIQKAAKMNGMPAPDVLFDTAEMQDSKPQQQQKAILLDLFRTRNIATITIMSLLLWFFTSVGYFGLSLSTPDWHGNAYINCFLSAVIEVPAYVIAWLLLRSLPRRYSLSGTLFLGGSVVLFIQLVPAEHNVLSVGLVMLGKFGITAAFSMLYVYNVELYPTLVRNMAVGATSTASRLGSIIAPYFVYLGAYDRFLPYILMGSLTVLIGILTLFLPESYGNALPESFEQMLKVKCFRNEQQTTGIRSSKESPKSLITAL, from the exons atggaaaaaaaccgGACACGCCTCCTGAGGAAAGCTCCGGAGCCGGCGGCGGAGCAGAAGCGGTGCCCGGGGGAAGGCTCCGGGGATGCCACGGGGAGGCGGGGTgggcagagcccggggctgGCCGAGCCCCCCCGGTCCCCTCCGGCCGGGCTGGCCGGGCCGGGACGCGCCGCcccgcgggggccgggccgggccgggccggggcggagCCGCCCGCGCCTCCTCCGCGGAgcgcgcggggccgggggagaCCCGCGGAGCTCCGCGCTCGCCATGCGCGACTACGACGCGGCCACCGCCTTCCTGGGCGAATGGGGCCGCTTCCAGCGCCTCGTCTTCTTTCTGCTCAGCGCCAGCATCATTCCCAATGGCTTCAACGGGATGTCGGTCGTGTTCCTGGCCGGCACGCCCGAGCACCGGTGCGTCGTGCCCCGCGGGGCCAACCTGAGCGGCGAGTGGCGCAACGCCAGCATCCCGCTGGAGCCGCGGGGCGGGCAGGAGGTGCCGAGCCGCTGCCGCCGCTACCGCCTGGCCGCGCTCGCCAACTTCTCGGCGCTGGGGCTGCGACCCGGCTCCGACGTGGAGCTGGAGGCGCTGGAGCAGGAGCCGTGCCTGGACGGCTGGGAGTACAGCCGCGATGTCTATCGCTCCACCATCGTCACCGAG TGGAACCTGGTGTGTGAGGACGACTGGAAAGCCCCACTGACCACCTCCCTCTTCTTTGTGGGGGTCCTCATCGGCTCCTTCATCTCGGGGCAGCTCTCAGACCG GTTTGGCAGGAAGAATATCCTTTTTTTGACAATGGCTGTGCAGACTGGCTTCAGCTTCCTGCAGATCTTTTCCACCAGCTGGGAGATGTTCACCGTGCTCTTTCTCATTGTGGGGATGGGACAGATCTCTAACTACGTGGTGGCCTTCATTTTGG GCACAGAAATTCTTGGCAAATCAGTTCGTATTCTATTCTCTACATTAGGAGTTTGCATATTTTTTGCAATTGGCTACATGTTGCTGCCACTGTTTGCTTACTTCATCAGAGACTGGcggatgctgctgctggcgctCACTGTCCCGGGGCTGTTCTGCATCCCGCTCTGGTG GATCATTCCTGAGTCTCCTCGGTGGCTGATCTCCCAGGGAAGATATAAGGAAGCAGAAGCTATTATCCAAAAGGCTGCAAAAATGAATGGCATGCCAGCCCCAGATGTGCTTTTTGACACTGCAGAG atgCAGGATTCgaagcctcagcagcagcagaaggctaTCCTTCTGGACCTATTTCGAACCCGAAACATTGCAACTATTACTATTATGTCATTACTTTTGTG GTTTTTCACATCAGTTGGTTACTTTGGCCTGTCCCTCAGCACTCCAGACTGGCATGGAAATGCCTACATCAACTGCTTCCTCTCAGCTGTTATTGAAGTTCCAGCGTATGTGATCGCCTGGCTTCTCCTCCGCTCCCTCCCACGGCGCTACTCCTTATCTGGCACCTTGTTTTTAGGGGGAAGTGTTGTCCTCTTCATTCAGCTGGTTCCTGCAG aaCATAATGTCCTCTCTGTTGGACTGGTGATGCTTGGGAAGTTTGGCAtcacagctgcattttcaaTGCTTTATGTCTACAATGTGGAGCTGTACCCAACGCTGGTGCGGAACATGGCAGTGGGAGCGACTTCCACGgcctccaggctgggcagcatCATTGCTCCTTACTTTGTTTATCTGG GTGCCTATGACAGATTCCTACCATATATCCTGATGGGGAGCCTGACTGTGCTGATTGGGATCCTGACCCTGTTTCTCCCAGAGAGCTACGGCAATGCGCTGCCCGAGAGCTTTGAGCAGATGCTGAAGGTGAAATG TTTCAGAAATGAGCAACAAACCACTGGCATTAGGAGTTCCAAGGAGAGTCCTAAAAGTCTGATAACAGCTTTGTGA
- the LOC119706479 gene encoding solute carrier family 22 member 4-like isoform X2 produces MEKNRTRLLRKAPEPAAEQKRCPGEGSGDATGRRGGQSPGLAEPPRSPPAGLAGPGRAAPRGPGRAGPGRSRPRLLRGARGAGGDPRSSALAMRDYDAATAFLGEWGRFQRLVFFLLSASIIPNGFNGMSVVFLAGTPEHRCVVPRGANLSGEWRNASIPLEPRGGQEVPSRCRRYRLAALANFSALGLRPGSDVELEALEQEPCLDGWEYSRDVYRSTIVTEWNLVCEDDWKAPLTTSLFFVGVLIGSFISGQLSDRFGRKNILFLTMAVQTGFSFLQIFSTSWEMFTVLFLIVGMGQISNYVVAFILGVCIFFAIGYMLLPLFAYFIRDWRMLLLALTVPGLFCIPLWWIIPESPRWLISQGRYKEAEAIIQKAAKMNGMPAPDVLFDTAEMQDSKPQQQQKAILLDLFRTRNIATITIMSLLLWFFTSVGYFGLSLSTPDWHGNAYINCFLSAVIEVPAYVIAWLLLRSLPRRYSLSGTLFLGGSVVLFIQLVPAEHNVLSVGLVMLGKFGITAAFSMLYVYNVELYPTLVRNMAVGATSTASRLGSIIAPYFVYLGAYDRFLPYILMGSLTVLIGILTLFLPESYGNALPESFEQMLKVKCFRNEQQTTGIRSSKESPKSLITAL; encoded by the exons atggaaaaaaaccgGACACGCCTCCTGAGGAAAGCTCCGGAGCCGGCGGCGGAGCAGAAGCGGTGCCCGGGGGAAGGCTCCGGGGATGCCACGGGGAGGCGGGGTgggcagagcccggggctgGCCGAGCCCCCCCGGTCCCCTCCGGCCGGGCTGGCCGGGCCGGGACGCGCCGCcccgcgggggccgggccgggccgggccggggcggagCCGCCCGCGCCTCCTCCGCGGAgcgcgcggggccgggggagaCCCGCGGAGCTCCGCGCTCGCCATGCGCGACTACGACGCGGCCACCGCCTTCCTGGGCGAATGGGGCCGCTTCCAGCGCCTCGTCTTCTTTCTGCTCAGCGCCAGCATCATTCCCAATGGCTTCAACGGGATGTCGGTCGTGTTCCTGGCCGGCACGCCCGAGCACCGGTGCGTCGTGCCCCGCGGGGCCAACCTGAGCGGCGAGTGGCGCAACGCCAGCATCCCGCTGGAGCCGCGGGGCGGGCAGGAGGTGCCGAGCCGCTGCCGCCGCTACCGCCTGGCCGCGCTCGCCAACTTCTCGGCGCTGGGGCTGCGACCCGGCTCCGACGTGGAGCTGGAGGCGCTGGAGCAGGAGCCGTGCCTGGACGGCTGGGAGTACAGCCGCGATGTCTATCGCTCCACCATCGTCACCGAG TGGAACCTGGTGTGTGAGGACGACTGGAAAGCCCCACTGACCACCTCCCTCTTCTTTGTGGGGGTCCTCATCGGCTCCTTCATCTCGGGGCAGCTCTCAGACCG GTTTGGCAGGAAGAATATCCTTTTTTTGACAATGGCTGTGCAGACTGGCTTCAGCTTCCTGCAGATCTTTTCCACCAGCTGGGAGATGTTCACCGTGCTCTTTCTCATTGTGGGGATGGGACAGATCTCTAACTACGTGGTGGCCTTCATTTTGG GAGTTTGCATATTTTTTGCAATTGGCTACATGTTGCTGCCACTGTTTGCTTACTTCATCAGAGACTGGcggatgctgctgctggcgctCACTGTCCCGGGGCTGTTCTGCATCCCGCTCTGGTG GATCATTCCTGAGTCTCCTCGGTGGCTGATCTCCCAGGGAAGATATAAGGAAGCAGAAGCTATTATCCAAAAGGCTGCAAAAATGAATGGCATGCCAGCCCCAGATGTGCTTTTTGACACTGCAGAG atgCAGGATTCgaagcctcagcagcagcagaaggctaTCCTTCTGGACCTATTTCGAACCCGAAACATTGCAACTATTACTATTATGTCATTACTTTTGTG GTTTTTCACATCAGTTGGTTACTTTGGCCTGTCCCTCAGCACTCCAGACTGGCATGGAAATGCCTACATCAACTGCTTCCTCTCAGCTGTTATTGAAGTTCCAGCGTATGTGATCGCCTGGCTTCTCCTCCGCTCCCTCCCACGGCGCTACTCCTTATCTGGCACCTTGTTTTTAGGGGGAAGTGTTGTCCTCTTCATTCAGCTGGTTCCTGCAG aaCATAATGTCCTCTCTGTTGGACTGGTGATGCTTGGGAAGTTTGGCAtcacagctgcattttcaaTGCTTTATGTCTACAATGTGGAGCTGTACCCAACGCTGGTGCGGAACATGGCAGTGGGAGCGACTTCCACGgcctccaggctgggcagcatCATTGCTCCTTACTTTGTTTATCTGG GTGCCTATGACAGATTCCTACCATATATCCTGATGGGGAGCCTGACTGTGCTGATTGGGATCCTGACCCTGTTTCTCCCAGAGAGCTACGGCAATGCGCTGCCCGAGAGCTTTGAGCAGATGCTGAAGGTGAAATG TTTCAGAAATGAGCAACAAACCACTGGCATTAGGAGTTCCAAGGAGAGTCCTAAAAGTCTGATAACAGCTTTGTGA